One Spinacia oleracea cultivar Varoflay chromosome 4, BTI_SOV_V1, whole genome shotgun sequence DNA segment encodes these proteins:
- the LOC130472030 gene encoding uncharacterized protein, which produces MPTDVDPSLNPNSAYYLSNNDFNTSKLANIVFDGKSFNDWKRSMMIALSARNKLFFVDGTLDQPATNSENFRIWNRCNDMVISWMLGSLEVSIARSVLYLKTARDIWLDLEERFCLSSGPQLFSVQQKLCDLDQDDDEQISGFFTKIKLLWDQLDGLDPLPSCVCTGCNCTFTQKLLKSQQNQRLIQFLMKLNEKYDHSKSTILMMSPLPTISKAYGLLLQEEQQKEVNSNINHNLESTVFTARKFTDNRPYKSNYGSSSGIQNAGGNQPRNFTYSRNNLYCEHCRMKNHTVDKCWKLHGYPKDFKGKGKRVAVAAQLEEFTEKESPTEGDTGVVHATFTEEQYNKLLSLLNT; this is translated from the coding sequence ATGCCTACTGATGTTGATCCTTCACTCAATCCAAATTCAGCTTACTATCTCAGCAATAATGATTTTAATACTTCAAAATTGGCCAATATAGTGTTTGATGGTAAGAGTTTCAATGACTGGAAAAGGTCTATGATGATAGCATTGTCTGCTAGAAACAAATTGTTCTTTGTTGATGGAACATTGGATCAACCAGCAACAAACTCAGAAAATTTTAGAATCTGGAACAGGTGCAACGATATGGTAATCTCTTGGATGTTAGGATCTCTTGAAGTTTCAATTGCAAGAAGTGTTCTGTATCTCAAAACAGCAAGAGATATCTGGTTAGATCTTGAAGAAAGATTTTGTCTATCATCTGGTCCACAATTGTTCTCAGTTCAGCAGAAACTATGTGATTTGGATCAAGATGATGATGAGCAAATCTCAGGATTTTTCACTAAGATCAAACTTCTTTGGGATCAACTAGATGGTTTGGATCCTTTACCATCTTGTGTGTGCACTGGCTGTAATTGTACTTTCACACAGAAACTTCTGAAGTCTCAACAGAATCAAAGGTTGATTCAGTTTTTGATGAAACTGAATGAAAAGTATGATCACTCTAAGAGCACTATTCTCATGATGAGTCCACTTCCAACAATCTCAAAAGCATATGGATTATTGCTTCAAGAAGAACAACAGAAAGAAGTCAACAGCAACATAAATCACAACTTGGAATCTACTGTGTTCACTGCAAGAAAGTTCACTGATAATAGACCATACAAATCTAACTATGGTTCCAGTTCTGGCATACAAAATGCAGGTGGAAATCAGCCAAGAAACTTCACTTACAGTAGAAACAATTTATACTGTGAGCATTGCAGAATGAAGAATCACACTGTTGATAAATGTTGGAAGTTACATGGCTATCCTAAGGATTTTAAAGGCAAAGGCAAAAGAGTAGCAGTAGCTGCTCAGCTAGAGGAATTTACTGAAAAGGAAAGTCCAACTGAGGGAGATACAGGAGTTGTTCATGCCACCTTTACAGAAGAACAATACAATAAGCTTTTAAGCTTGCTTAACACTTAG